The DNA sequence TCTATATGTGCGCCACGTTTATTTCGGTATCTTCactccttccctccccccccaatTCCAAACTTCCCATCTTagctcttgttgttgttgaactGAAACCATTGGTGGACACCAAAAACAGTTCTTGCTACACGTCACCACCGCACGCTGTCGCCGGATTAGCAAGAGATATTCCAGCAGTGTTACCCAGGTGCACAATTCGGTTACGGTGTTCAAGCTGGAATTCCTCGGCGTGGGCAGTGCTCTGCCTGAGCAGCAATAAGGTCTAGCGCGACCCCGTGCGTTGGCGTTAATAACAAAGTAGTAGGTCCGCTGACGTAGAGGTGACTCACATAGCTGGATAGGATTTAATTCTTTGGCCAACCTGTTCTGTGTAATATACTTCTGACCATAGCGGACGAAGGAGGAAGTGCTCATATCTTTTCTCTAAGGAAAAGGCGTGACCAGGCTTCGATACAGCGAAACGCAAAcgtacaaacatatataccgGTGAAGTGTGTCCCATCTCAGAAGCATGGACGTCAACTGTACATTGATTGAGTGCCTGGACGCGAAGGACAACAAGCGTGTTCTTTTTAACTTCCTCATTCTTGACGCCCCATCACCGAGTAGCCTACCAGCATATCTGAAAGCACTGCAACGGCGGCAGGTGCGTCACcttgtacgtgtgtgtggtCCGACATACGACGCCACCCTCGTCGAGAAAAATGGCATTGAGGTGCACAGCTGGCCCTTCGACGACGGTGCGCCGCCCCCGCGTGGGGTGTTGGAATCCTGGTTCCGTTTGCTGGACACCGAAAAGGCCCATCTTGATTCTGGCGACATCAAACAGCCGGCCACTATCGCAATCCATTGCGTCGCTGGACTCGGCCGGGCCCCGATCCTCGTTGCTGTGGCGCTTGTGGAGTACGGCGGCTTAGCTCCACTTGACACCATAACGCTCATTCGTGAGCGGAGGCGTGGGGCGATCAACCAAACGCAGATGCACTGGCTTGTAAAGTACAAGAGACGTGGTGGTAATGGGGGAGGTTGCGCCATCATGTAAACCTCTGCTGAGAGACTAAGTGATGGTGTTCTAATCTGTTTATTATCAATCGATCcgcgtacatatatatatatgttggtGTGTACATAAAGGTGAATAGGAAAATGGAAGTTAAGTAATTTATTACAAGTGATGGGTAGGGGACTGCATCCAATGCACGCGTAGGTACGCATACTCACGCTCACATATGtagagggaaaaaacaaaaaaagaggcggaGGAACATGGACATGCGCGACAGTGGTGAAAATGAATGGAGAGGATCGACCTCAAGGACGATCGAAAAGGGAACGCGTTATAAAAGGTGTTGCGAACCTTTGCAGGGAGTAGTTATGAACTTCGGTTTTCACTTTGAGTCAATTAGTtcggcttttttttgtcgggTTGCCGTCACCCCTGTATGAGGGTGGTTGCAATATGAAGGTGGTAAAGATTTAGTGCATACGGTACTGCTCGGTACAAGTTTCTTTCCACTATGTGCCTGTGTGTATGAATTGTGTTTTTTAAAAGCAATATGCACCTCTACGTTACTTTCATTTGGTTGCCCCCCTCCcaactttttcctccctgTACTGTTGTTCAGACACTTGCGAAACGCTTTCATTTGCCCATCCCCACATTCACCCCCCTTAGTCAAACATCTCGAACCTTTTGTTatcacctttcttttctttttttttccaatctACACTACCTGGCACCTTTAAAGAGTGGGGAAAGGGggcttttcttcccttctctctcttccGGTGtcactttctccttttttttcttacgtTTGTTCCGTGCGAATCCCCTCGCACGTGGGGCGGACCGTTTGTCTGCTCATTTCTTTATTCCTTTCCCCGTCGTCAGAGACGGTGAGCGCATGTGTCGGAACGTGGCGTGCCAACTTGCGTATGAATGGTTGGATGGGAATTTCTTCGGTAGAATAATGGAAGAGAATGTTCTAGAGGGAAGTGTGTACTCAAACACTACCTTCCGCTGAATATGAAGCGGAATGGGCTTATGTCGAAGAGGGCGAGAGTGTAGGGGTGAGTGAAAGCGAGAGTATTTTTCAATCAAACCATTTAGGAAAGCGGTGTGCGATTAAAAGTGCGATTGACTGGGGGGAAAAATGGGGGAGGGAATGGGGTTGAAGGATACATTAATAACAAGAGAACGCAAAGGATATCAAATGGGATGAATGGTGGAGGCTATACTTGTGAAGTCATCGAAACTgtgtggagaaaagaaaactgatAAGGAGAGGAAACGACAGAATCAGATGATACTGAATGCGAGAAGAGTGAAAAGGACAGGGGAACAAACAGAAATGTGCGAGATTATCTCAAATTGGACTGAGATTACACGacagagaagaggaaaaagatagTTTTGGTTTTCAGTTGGCTCAAGGGGCATTGgcggaaacagaaacagaaactgttGTGGCTGTGGCTGCGGGTCCCGCTACAACTTCTGTCTCTTTCGGGGTACACCACTCCGTTTCCTCCAGTCAccttttgctttcatttAATAAAACAGTCAAACAGTGGAGGCCTTGTGTATCGTGTTTATTTGCGGCCAACATTGCTTCCATTACCGTGaaccctccttcctttccccttctactccctccctccctcccgtTGTCCGTTTTGTGTCTGTTCTTTCAATTTTACTGCAACCTGGGCTAACGTTACTATAATTTACCCAGTCCTACTCCCCGCACCCTGACTTTCCTCGCCTACCCATATAGGgcatttttcgttttctcccctcctcctttgcgTCTGTAGCTGCATCATCACTATATTTGTGTCCTCACGCTTGCCACCTTGTCCATTGTTACTTGTCACTTTTCTCCCCTAAACCACCAgtcgctgtttttttttgtttttgcggtGTAGTAATGAAACACAAAGATGCTCGCGGTGGTTCGACACCGTACTTTGCCATAACGAATAACAAGACAGGCGAAGTGTTGTTGGAGGTAGCGGGGCCGCTTCCACCCACCGCGGCGTCTCCTCCCCCCGTGGAAGAGGAGTGCTGTGGTCTTTTCAACGATGCCCTTATCTTCATAACAGAGGTTCAGACGAGGAGCTACGATTTGTTCGGTCGCATTGTGGCAAAACCGACTGAGTCCCATTCAACCTCCAGCGCCTCGGCGGGCGCCGCTAAACCGCGGGATCGCTTCATGGAGGCGATAATTCCCGAGGAGGCAACAAATTCAAGTGTAATAAATTCGGCGGAGTGGGAAGTTGATGGTGAGGATGACGGTGTTAATGACGAATGCGACCAGTTTAGCACAAATAGCGGTGACGCCGGCACTGGGGTTGATTGTAACATCTTTGCAGTCGGCCCGCCGCCAAAAAGAGTGAAGAAGTGATTGAGTCTGCAGAAGCCTCTGAGGTAAGTGGTGAGTGACCtgcagatttttttttgtgaggtACGTACGCTGCAGATGCGCTGAGGACAATATCATcgccttctcctttttggtATGCGGAGGAGGGTCACTCAAGTTGAGGTTCATGTGAAGGGGAATGAAAATGTGTGCATGTGGAAACTTCTCTTTCTTGCTCATGCGTGTCTGTAAACTATTACAGCGATGACCGTACTCTTGCTGATTGCTCAGCAACGTCGGTAGTGGGCACCTTGTTCCTCTGATATCATCCGCTAGTTTGTGAATGTTGCGCAGTGTGCCCACCCGATGCGTCACTtagctcctctttttctatgCACGCCCTTGTACATTTTGGAAATGAAGGATGGTTAGTTTCCACCTGCACTTGGATGACTGAGGAGTATGTCCACACGGTTGTAGCGGGTACAATATCTGGCGCGGCTGGTGTATTGCTAGAGTACCCACTCGACACCATAAAGGTTCGGCTGCAAATGGGTGGTGGTCGTTACACCGGGTACTTCAATTGTGCATCGCGCATGATACAAGAGGAGGGTACACTTTCTTTGTACAGTGGAGTCTCCACACGCATTGTGGGCTCTGCCTTCGAGCACGCCGTTGTGTTCTCCTCGTATAAGTGGACGCTTAGAGCTGTCGGGACAGATGAACAGCATCCAAGAGTGTGGCAGATCGCACTTGGCGGAGTTGGTGGTGGGGCCATGTCTACTGTTTTGCTCACACCACTAGAACTGGTCAAGTGCCGTATGCAGGTGGCAAACGTGCAACCCGGTGCAAAGTGGCGAAACGGCAGCGTCGCCGACTGTGCTGCAAGTATTGTGCGTGAGGGTGGGCTAACGGCACTTTACAAAGGTGGGCTTGCGATGTTGGCAAGGGAAATCCCGGGAACGGCAGCATATTGCGGCACGTATGATAAACTGAAAGAGTTTCTCACACCAGAAGGGGGTTCAACCGCAAATTTGTCGATTTGGAGTTTAATGTTTGCCGGTGGATGTAGTGGTGTTGCCTTTTGGACCATATTTTTCCCTGCTGATGTGGCCAAGACGAGGATGCAAGTGGACCCCGCTTTCGCTAAAGTGGGATTCTTGGAGGCCCTTCGCCGCATATACATAGAAGGGGGCATGCGACTGCTCTACCGGGGCTGGACGGGCACAGCTGTGCGTGCATTTCCGTCTAATGCGCTAATATTTGCGGTGTTTGATTTAACCATGTACGCCCTCACCAGGGATTAGTGCGCCTAAGGGGAAGGAGACATTACCAGCGCCACTTGCTGGGCTGGCTCCTGCAAAGGCGAAGATGCGTGAGTTAACTTTTCTGCATCGCCAATCGATGTGGCCCATGTAAACTTTGTCGCGACCCACATTCGGTGgcacacctttctttttccatttccattcCCTTGCGACACCACGAACGGGGGCCGTGAATCGTCGAATGGCAGAATATTGTGGCCCTTTTCGATTTGTCCGTGGAGTGTTGAGACGCCTACTCGTACTTTATGGTCTGCAGTATCATtgctgcgttttttttttccttcatccGTGCACTCGTGGTACCCTGTCAAATTACACTTCTATGCCCACTCTTGTTTGTTCTCGCATTATATTCCCACAAAATGAATACTGAAGCAACAGCCACGTTAACAACTGGTGAGCACtaaaactctttttttttccccttgcgACCCGTATGGAGCATGAGAGGGGGAGTGGGCTCACTTTGGCGCcgatgaagaagaagcgaggtcaacaccaacaacatgCCATACCAGGTAGTCAGAAGCGTGTAACTGGCACTCGCATCAAAAGAGGTCTCGATGAATTGTACAATCTGGATGCGGTGCCTCAGCAACAATCACAGGAAAGTCAACCTTCGCCTGGGCGAGTAAGCAAATGTAACGacaggggaaaggggaaaagctCCAAGGCCTCCTCTACGGCCGAAAATCCTTTGATGCGAAGTGCGGTACAAGGGATATCTACTAATGGTGAAAAGACTGCTGTATCGGTGGCACAGAGGAAGGAAGATGACGGACCCATTGTGGCAACTGCAATTATAAAAATGGCTGATACTTCTGAGTACTGTGGAAGTTCACCTCCCACCGTATTTGGCTACAATTGGGAAGAGTGGAAAAGTGTCAAACAACACCTGTTCAACCCAACGGAGACGGCTGGTTCGGCGGCGGCGCGGCGCAAGGCACTCGACCACATTGAGCTTGTGTGGAAGGCTCGCGCCCGTGAGGGTCGACCACTTCCTTCCTATGTGGAATCAACAGCAATGTTATTGGAAGCTGTTTCGCTTGATGAGAGCAACAAGATGTCATCAATAGCAATTACAGCACTCTACGGTGCCGTGATATCCCGAGCTGTCCACGTAATGACGGGTGAATTCGCGCGAGGCGCAGACGACACGTATCGAAAGAGAGCTCAGGCGATTGGCTTCCCTGAAGAAGCAGTGGAAGTACGTCAACGTGTGTCACACGGCGCTTTACCGTTATTAACGGAGTTACGCTGGGTTTGTGGATTGGTGTTGCAGTTCCTGTTTCATAACTACTGGTTAGAACAGGAACGGCATTTGCACTGTATGgaacaagaggaaaaggaggcagaggtggaggtggagaaagtgaacaaaaatacaaggGACGCACATAAAGTTGTATCCAACCACGCAACAGTGGAGGAGATGCGTTGGCTTCTTGATGCGCTTAGCGATGATTGTGAGGAAGACGAAGATACTCCGGGTGGAGATTCGTGTGAAGAATGTACTAACGACGGTTTTCATGATGCTGATACAATCCGTGTAGGTGATTGGACGCTCTCTTAGTTGAATAGTTGAATCTAACCGGAGACATGACGCACTGTGTGGGGTTTATATTTCGTTTAAGCGCTCCTTCACTGTGCAGCACCGAACAcacggtggaaaaaaaacgataatcTTAAGAATTTAAGAGTATTTGGGCTGGTAATGTTTGTTTGCTACACAAGGTTCAACCACGGCTTCTCATCtcaactgtttttttttctattccaTTCCCTTTTAATTTTAGCATTGCTCGTTAGGAGATATCATAGTGGTGTCCAACACACGGTAGAAAGCTGTGCGGGCTGCATCGAAGAGGTTGACGTCATATAAATCCCAAAGCCACGCGCGTAGTGGCCGGTCAggttaaaaatagaaaaagacatcttggaaaggagggaggaaacagaaaaggcacGGCGAGGAGAGTACACTAACTGACAACCAGAAGGTAGCTATGGAGTTCGTTGCAGAGGCACATGGTTACCTCATCACGGGGTTAGCGCTGGATTCTCAGGGCGATCTGTTTGCTATTTGCTCATGCAGTGGTGAACTGCTACGGCTgaacaaggaagaaaatacgcTAGTTTCCATTATGGCCACAGAGGCATCACCGTATAACATAGCTATCGAGCCCAACAGCGGTAGCGTATTTATTACCGATCGCTCCGAGAACGCTATACTTAAGCTGGAGGACGCAGCTACTGTTAGGGCTGAGCAAGAACttagagagggaaaggaccAGGAATCTCAGGCTGCATATACTACAGTGCAGTATCTTAACGCATTTGAGGGTCGTTCGTTCCTTGGCCCCACTGCCATTGCCTTCAGCCCTAGCGGGGAACTATTCTTCACTGATGCTGGAGCAGAAGGGgactcctccttttccgaCCCCGTGGGGGCTGTTTAT is a window from the Trypanosoma brucei brucei TREU927 chromosome 8, complete sequence genome containing:
- a CDS encoding protein tyrosine phosphatase, putative, with the translated sequence MDVNCTLIECLDAKDNKRVLFNFLILDAPSPSSLPAYLKALQRRQVRHLVRVCGPTYDATLVEKNGIEVHSWPFDDGAPPPRGVLESWFRLLDTEKAHLDSGDIKQPATIAIHCVAGLGRAPILVAVALVEYGGLAPLDTITLIRERRRGAINQTQMHWLVKYKRRGGNGGGCAIM
- a CDS encoding mitochondrial carrier protein, putative, with the translated sequence MHALVHFGNEGWLVSTCTWMTEEYVHTVVAGTISGAAGVLLEYPLDTIKVRLQMGGGRYTGYFNCASRMIQEEGTLSLYSGVSTRIVGSAFEHAVVFSSYKWTLRAVGTDEQHPRVWQIALGGVGGGAMSTVLLTPLELVKCRMQVANVQPGAKWRNGSVADCAASIVREGGLTALYKGGLAMLAREIPGTAAYCGTYDKLKEFLTPEGGSTANLSIWSLMFAGGCSGVAFWTIFFPADVAKTRMQVDPAFAKVGFLEALRRIYIEGGMRLLYRGWTGTAVRAFPSNALIFAVFDLTMYALTRD